CAGGAATGTCTTTTTTGTCGTTGCCTAAGGCTCAGCTTCTGTCAGGGAGTCTTGGGCTCAGAAGGAGAGAATGACTGGATGGTCAGTGTTTGTCTTCCTGTCCCCTCCCAGCTGCGGGCTCTCCTCCACTGACTCCTGTCTTCTCTCCCATGTCCTGCTCACAGCGCTGAGAGTATGAGGCTCTGGCCTCCACTGGCCACTCACTCGTGACCCTTCCACCACGGCGGAGCCTTCCAAGCCAACCTCCTGCCGTGTGGTGATCTACTTGCAGCGGGAGATGTCGGGGGATACCTGTCTGTGCCCAGCCTCGGGGGCCAAGCCCAAGCTCGGAGGCTTCAAGGGAGGAGGCCTGGGCAACAAATACGTCCAGCTCAATGTGGGCGGTTCCCTGTACTACACCACTGTGCGGGCACTAACCCGGCACGACACCATGCTCAAGGCCATGTTCAGTGGGCGCATGGAGGTGCTGACCGACAAAGAAGGTGAGGCGCGGGGGCCTGTTGggcggggttggggtggggggtgggaggaggaagtgACTTCAGAGCATGGCCTAAGCCTGGCAGATCTGGAATCTAGATTCACTTTTCTTCTTCATGTAGTACAGGACTCCTTCACCTGGAGTTCTTATGCAGCTTCAGAATTCTCTGAAACTGTACATGGAAtgttgtgtgtgtacatatttttCAGGGAGAAGagctgtactttttaaaaagttcacacGGGACTAGATTCTCATAAGAACCATCACCAGAGTGCCTGAGCAGTGGGCAGAaagcaggcagggctgggtgggAGTGTTGCCAGGAGGTGGGCCTGGAGGGGCTGTGTCTTCTTGGTTTcagggaggaggggtggagagCAGCCATGGACCTCAGAGCCGGAGGTTCCTCCTGTTACCCTGTGCCATGGGCTCTGTGCTCCTTATCACCTGCCACCAGGCTCGTCAGGTGGTTTTTGCCTGCTGTCTGCCCTGAGGTACCTGGAGACAAACAGTAACCCTCAGGGGCCTGTCTGAATCCCTAGGCTGGATCCTCATAGACCGATGCGGAAAGCACTTTGGCACCATCCTGAATTACCTCCGAGATGACACGATCGTCCTCCCTCAAAACCGGCAAGAGATCAAGGAACTGATGGCTGAAGCGAAATATTACCTCATTCAGGGTCTGGTGAACATGTGCCAGTCTGCCCTGCAGGTGCGGAGGCAGAGGCAGGGCGGGCTGATGAGGTTGGGGTTGGCTCCCTCCTTCAGGGACGTAGGGTGCAGTTCCTGGAAGGCCACATGGCACATATGAAATGATTCCAAAACTAGTTAGACACACCGTGTTGCTCAGGCCAAGCAAGCTGgcaaagtgagtgaaagtcgcgcagtcgtgtctgactttgcgaccccatggactatacagtccatggaattctccaggtcagaatactggagtgggtagcttatcccttctccaggggatcttccaactcaaggatcaaacccaggtctcccacattgcaggcggattctttaccagctgagccacaagggaagccccagcaagCTGGCAGCCAGTCAGTTTATAAGGTGATGGACTCAGGCGGAGTGACAGGACCCTGCTTCTAGTTTATATGCCTAGGTATCTGGAGTTTAGGTTTCTGGAAATGGGGATCTGCTTGCCAGTTGGCAGTTTCTCCTGCCAGAGCCTCCTGTCTCTATCTGATGCCTCAACAAGCAGGGGGGTGGCCATGGCAGAGGGGCTCTGACAGCTCCTGGGAAAAGCCTGGCAAACAGAAGATCTGGAAAAAAAAGGCTTGTTTGCTGTGTGTCACCCAGGACAAGAAGGACTCCTACCAGCCTGTGTGCAACATCCCCATCATCACCTCcctgaaggaagaggagaggctcATCGAATCCTCCACCAAGGTACTGGGACCTCCAAAGGGTGGCCAGGGGCGGCAGGCTGGGGGTGCCAGGTCCCCAACCCTCACGCTCTCTCCCCTCACAGCCCGTTGTGAAGCTGCTGTACAACAGGAGCAACAACAAGTATTCCTACACCAGGTAGGGGGCACCCTGGCGAGGGTGGGGGATGGTGCCCAGGCAAGAGCTGAGTGGACAAACTGGGCAGCAGACTCAAGGGAAGCCACCTGCACGCCTGGCACAGTTGGCATGAGTCTGGGTCTCGGGAGAACAGAGCAGAAGGGGAATCAGAGCCAAGGCATCTGGAACTCAATGCGGGGCCCTGGCCGGGATGGAGACAAGACGGAACATGAACGTGTAACTCAACATGCATCACGTCAGGCAGTGGGCCAGGGGTTTTCCCCGCATTCTCTTACAGGGGTGGGAGGCCAGGCGGCTGGAACTCCTCTTGAGGCA
The DNA window shown above is from Bos javanicus breed banteng chromosome 19, ARS-OSU_banteng_1.0, whole genome shotgun sequence and carries:
- the TNFAIP1 gene encoding BTB/POZ domain-containing adapter for CUL3-mediated RhoA degradation protein 2 — encoded protein: MSGDTCLCPASGAKPKLGGFKGGGLGNKYVQLNVGGSLYYTTVRALTRHDTMLKAMFSGRMEVLTDKEGWILIDRCGKHFGTILNYLRDDTIVLPQNRQEIKELMAEAKYYLIQGLVNMCQSALQDKKDSYQPVCNIPIITSLKEEERLIESSTKPVVKLLYNRSNNKYSYTSNSDDHLLKNIELFDKLSLRFNGRVLFIKDVIGDEICCWSFYGQGRKLAEVCCTSIVYATEKKQTKVEFPEARIYEETLNVLLYETPRVPDNSLLEATSRNRSQASPSEDEETLELRDRVRRIHVKRYSTYDDRQLGHQSSHRD